In the genome of bacterium, the window GCTACGGCTTTGCCGCCTTCGGCATCGCAAGCCCCATAGATTTAAAAAGGTTAGCGGCCGAATAAAAACCCCAACTTATTAAACCCACCGATCACGCCTCGTACCCGAAACGTCCCTACTAACCCCGCTCCGGCGGGGTTTTTTTATTCAAGAGTTTTTGAAAACCGCTTGCCTTCCCTTCGGGCGGGTGTTATATTTTTTCGAAAAGTTCATTCGCGGTTCTTTAGCTGCAGGAGGCTGCGCCTTGAAGATAGAAGGTATAACCGACGCCGCGTCGCTCGCGGCGTACGCGCGCGATAACGGCGTCGTCAATCTGGACTTGAAATTCGTCGACCTCCCGGGCCGGTGGCACCACGTCACCGTCCCGGCGGCGCGACTCTCCGACGAGCTCTTCGAGTATGGCGTCGGCTTCGACGGCTCGCAGAGCCCGGGGTATAAAACGGTCGAGGCGGGCGACCTGGCGCTCAAGCCGGACCCGACGACGGCGATGATGGACCGGTTCTGGGAGCAGCCGACGATATCACTCATCTGCGACATCCACGAGGCCGACACGCTCGAGCGCTACGCCCGCGACCCGCGCGCGCTGGCCGAGCGCGCCGCGGCCTACCTCGCCGGCCTGAACGTCGCCGACGCCTACTGGGTATCGCCGGAGTACGAGTTCCACCTCCTGCGCAACGTGTACTACGCCTCCGAGCCGGGGCGCTGCCTGTATTTCGCTAACGCGCCGGAGGAGGAAGAGGGTTCCCACATCTCCGCCGCCATCGCGACCCCGGGCTACAACGTCCCCCGCGAAGGCGGTTACCACTCCCTCCCGCCGCTGGACGAATTTTACGACCTACGGGCCGAGATGGCCGCGGCCATAGAGGCCTCGGGCTTGCCGGTCCGCTACCACCACCACGAGGTAGGCGCCACCGGCCAGTGCGAGATAGAGGTCGGCTTCCTCCCGCTGGTGCGGGCCGCGGACATGAACCTCTGGGTCAAGTACCTGATACGCAACCTCGCCCGGGAGTGGGACCTG includes:
- the glnA gene encoding type I glutamate--ammonia ligase, which codes for MKIEGITDAASLAAYARDNGVVNLDLKFVDLPGRWHHVTVPAARLSDELFEYGVGFDGSQSPGYKTVEAGDLALKPDPTTAMMDRFWEQPTISLICDIHEADTLERYARDPRALAERAAAYLAGLNVADAYWVSPEYEFHLLRNVYYASEPGRCLYFANAPEEEEGSHISAAIATPGYNVPREGGYHSLPPLDEFYDLRAEMAAAIEASGLPVRYHHHEVGATGQCEIEVGFLPLVRAADMNLWVKYLIRNLAREWDLYATFMPKPIFGEAGNGMHVHQFLGSEGRSAFYDADGYGGLGDLARHFMGGILKHGRSLAAFTNAATNSYKRLVPGFEAPVRLFYSIGNRSGTIRIPKYAARAEEARFEYRPPDAACNPYLAFSALLMAGLDGVLNEADPGEPLEEDLAKMPKARQRRIRSLPKSLVAALDDLRRDHDYLLAGGVFTEDIIGTYIETKMEHDVRALDRRPHPHEY